The Kordia sp. SMS9 DNA window CGTCTACCCCAGCCAAAATCGCCATTTCAATAGATTTCTCAAAACCAAATTGATCCGCAATCGCTTTCATTTGCATATCGTCAGAAAAAATAACGCCGTCAAAACCGAGATCGCCACGTAAATAATCGGTCATGATTTTTTTAGAAAGCGTCGCAGGTAATTTAGAATCATCTAATTGATCATTGACAATATGCGCCGTCATAATGGCATCTACATTGCCTTCATACAACAACTTAATATACGGAAACACTTCTTGCTGTTGCCAATACTTGCTCACATCGGTCACATTATAATGTGAATCTTGGCGCGAATTTCCATGTCCAGGAAAATGTTTCACTACCGTTTTTACATTAAAATATCGGTGACTTTTCACCACTTGGCGTGCATGTTTGATAATCTCTTTTGGATCTTTAGAAAACGCACGGTGATTTTTTCCAATCGGTGGATTATCCTCATTATCTACATCCAACACAGGTGCATAATTCACGTTGATGCCTAAATCCAACAAATTATGTGCAACAATGTCGCTGTAATACTTTGTGGAATCAATATCGTTTACTTCACCTAAATACTTCGCAGAAACTGTTTTTGGAAACCCATATTTCTGCTTCAAGCGGTTTACCTTTCCGCCTTCTTCATCAATACTGACCAACAATGGAAGTGTCGCTTCTTGTTTTAACGAAGTGACTAATTTTTTTAAAATAGTTACAGAATTTGTCTTAGAAATATTTTTCTCATACAACAAAACACCGCCTAGTTTTTGCGCTTTAATATCTGCCAAAATCTTATTATCAGGACTAATTTCGGTATCGTCACCAATGCCTAACATAAGCATCTGCCCAATTTTAATATCTAAACTATCGGTTGCTATACTTTGTGAAAACATCGAGTTTCCCATCAAAAAATACATCATTAAACCAAATCCTAACTTCAATTTCATCTTTATAATTTTAACGCTCAAAAGCTACTTATACATTGCAAGGCAAAAGCCGTGCCTGTTTCATCGAAATATACGCTAAAAAATGATGAAATAAAAAGTAGATGCTACAACGTATCACAAAACTATCAACAGAAAAATTGGGGAGTTATTGCGTGTTTTCAAATCAAATTAGGGGAATTTCAAACTTTTAATTGTTTTAATTACATAAGGTATACACTTAAAAGCTTCTGAATGAATTTATTAAAGTGTATAAGATGACGCAACCCCAAAGTGATTTCTACGTCTATAGAACAACAACGAAACCAAAAATTACACCACAAATGATAAAAAAAATAACACTTGTAGCACTCATTTTTTCTTTTTTACTTTCGTGTGAAAAGGACCATGAAACTGCTCCATTGGCAGAAAGTAGTATTTCAGGAAAATTTTTAGCACCCAATAACGCAGATCCTATTGTCAATGGATTGATTACCGCAAGTAGAGAAGGCACAATTATCTCTGAAACTTTATCAGCAACTGATGGAACTTTTACTCTATCAAATCTAACCGCAGGCGAATATACAATCGCACTTCAAAAAGGATTGTTTAGTTCTGAAAGAACTGTTGCAGTTACGGAAGATGAAAACCTTGACATTCCCGATATTCCTATTGAAAGCTTTCCAAGAATTGCTGTAGTTACAGGAAACTTTGATCATATTGAATCAGTGTTATATGACATTGGCTTGGTAAATCCGTTCACACAAGAACCATTGTTTGATATTATTTCAGGAAATTATTTTGGAAGAAGTAGTGAAGTTGTCAATCATCATGGACACCATCACGCAGCAAGTACAGGTGCTTTTAGTTCCAAAACAGACGATGTTTTGGCGCCAAATGTCGATTTCAATTTTGCAGACTTAATCGCAGATCCGGTATTACTTGAAGAATATGACATCATCTTTTTAAACTGTGGATTGAGTGAAAACTTTACACAATTCAATGATAATATTACACAATATGTAAGCAATGGCGGAATCTTATACGCAACGGATTGGGCATTTATATATTTAGAAGGAATTACTGGAGACGGACAACAATACATAGACTTTTTAGATCCTGAAAGAAGCGGACGTTCCACAGCAACAGAAGCAACTATTTTTGATCAAAACTTAATAGATTGGTTGCAAATTAATTTTGGAATTTCCATCAGTAACAACAATACCATTCTCTTAGATCAATTTTTGTCAGGTTGGCAAGTAGTAGACAGTGCCAACGATACAAGTGTCATCAGTTGGTTCAACGGACCTGTAACCTACGCTGACATTTCAGGTACAGAAATCACAGAAAATAAAGACTTAGCGTTTACATTTCTAGTAGGGCAAGGCGGCGTGTTTTACTCTTCATTTCATACGGAAAATCACGACGACGGCTTCAACACTGTAGACAGATTGTTAGAATATTTAGTATTTGAACTTTCTACATTGTAGTTAGAAATGTAATATACCAAAAAGCCTGAATGTTCTTTCCATTCAGGCTTTTTTTTGTGTAAATTGGTATTATACCAATTCTACTATAAAATGCGATGCATAGAATTAAAATTAGTTTTCGCTTATTCGAGGCATAAAATCAAAGTATAGCCTTAGCTATAGTTTTAGTTTATAACGCAGAAGAAGTAGAAAAATAAATAAATTATTAGTTGCAGATTATAGTAGAATTGGGATTACATATGCTTGGCGCGAATCGACTCAAAAAAAACACGAAAAAGATAGTATCTTTGTCAAGAATTCAGATAAATTTCGTCTGATAAAAAAATAAGAGAAAGGATTAACAATGAAACGAGTAATAGTAGGACTTTCTGGTGGTGTAGACTCAAGTGTAACCGCGTATCTGTTGAAAGAACAAGGATATGAAGTCATTGGATTATTTATGAAAAACTGGCATGACGATTCGGTAACGATTTCTGATGAATGTCCATGGTTGGAAGATAGTAATGATGCCTTAATTGTAGCAGACAAACTAGGAATTCCTTTTCAAACGGTAGATTTGAGCGAGCAATACAAAGAACGCATTGTGGATTATATGTTCAACGAATACGAAAAAGGACGTACGCCAAATCCAGATGTACTGTGCAACAGAGAAATAAAATTTGATGTATTCTTAAAAATCGCGTTAGATTTAGGAGCCGATTATGTGGCAACAGGGCATTACTGCCGAAAAGAAACTATTGAAAAAGACGGAAAACCCATTCACAAACTACTTGCTGGTGTCGATGGCAATAAAGATCAATCGTATTTCTTGTGCCAACTCTCGCAAGAACAATTGGCAAAGGCTTTATTCCCAATTGGGGAATTAACCAAACCTGAAGTGCGCGAAATTGCGGCAAAAGCAGACTTAATCACCGCAGAAAAGAAAGATTCACAAGGATTGTGTTTCATTGGGAAAGTGAAATTGCCAGACTTTTTACAACAACAATTACAACCCAAAGAAGGTGTTATTGTAGAAGTGCCAAAAAATATAGAAAGCTATCAACAAGAATTGCCAACATTTAAAAGCAAAGAAGAAGAATTAGCATTCCATGCACAAAAATATACCTACCAACAAAC harbors:
- a CDS encoding carboxypeptidase-like regulatory domain-containing protein, which gives rise to MIKKITLVALIFSFLLSCEKDHETAPLAESSISGKFLAPNNADPIVNGLITASREGTIISETLSATDGTFTLSNLTAGEYTIALQKGLFSSERTVAVTEDENLDIPDIPIESFPRIAVVTGNFDHIESVLYDIGLVNPFTQEPLFDIISGNYFGRSSEVVNHHGHHHAASTGAFSSKTDDVLAPNVDFNFADLIADPVLLEEYDIIFLNCGLSENFTQFNDNITQYVSNGGILYATDWAFIYLEGITGDGQQYIDFLDPERSGRSTATEATIFDQNLIDWLQINFGISISNNNTILLDQFLSGWQVVDSANDTSVISWFNGPVTYADISGTEITENKDLAFTFLVGQGGVFYSSFHTENHDDGFNTVDRLLEYLVFELSTL
- the mnmA gene encoding tRNA 2-thiouridine(34) synthase MnmA, producing MKRVIVGLSGGVDSSVTAYLLKEQGYEVIGLFMKNWHDDSVTISDECPWLEDSNDALIVADKLGIPFQTVDLSEQYKERIVDYMFNEYEKGRTPNPDVLCNREIKFDVFLKIALDLGADYVATGHYCRKETIEKDGKPIHKLLAGVDGNKDQSYFLCQLSQEQLAKALFPIGELTKPEVREIAAKADLITAEKKDSQGLCFIGKVKLPDFLQQQLQPKEGVIVEVPKNIESYQQELPTFKSKEEELAFHAQKYTYQQTDGKVVGKHQGAHYFTKGQRKGLAVGGTVEPLFVIETDVEENIIYTGQGKSHPGLYRRTLFVSDEELHWVREDLALQPDESMEVMARIRYRQPLQKAFIYKIEGGAYVDFENPQSAITEGQFVAWYLEDELIGSGVIS
- a CDS encoding glycoside hydrolase family 3 N-terminal domain-containing protein is translated as MKLKLGFGLMMYFLMGNSMFSQSIATDSLDIKIGQMLMLGIGDDTEISPDNKILADIKAQKLGGVLLYEKNISKTNSVTILKKLVTSLKQEATLPLLVSIDEEGGKVNRLKQKYGFPKTVSAKYLGEVNDIDSTKYYSDIVAHNLLDLGINVNYAPVLDVDNEDNPPIGKNHRAFSKDPKEIIKHARQVVKSHRYFNVKTVVKHFPGHGNSRQDSHYNVTDVSKYWQQQEVFPYIKLLYEGNVDAIMTAHIVNDQLDDSKLPATLSKKIMTDYLRGDLGFDGVIFSDDMQMKAIADQFGFEKSIEMAILAGVDVLMFSNHIPMKGRGMILPKDIIDIVKKMIVDGKISEKRIDESYQRILKFKSNL